The following nucleotide sequence is from Pseudomonas sp. RC10.
ATCGCTTCTTCGCGCGCCTCGTCGAAGTCCTGACCGTACTCGATGACCTCGCCGCCGAAGCCGGCCATGGCCTTGTTCTTTTCCACCGAGTTGCCTTTCGGCACGACGATGACTGACCGAATCCCCAACGCCTGCGCAGCCATCGCCACGCTTTGCCCGTGATTGCCTCGGGTGGCGGCGATGACGCCCGTGGTGTTCGGCCAGTTGCGCTTGAGCCAGGCCATGTAGGTGATGCCACCCCGCACCTTGAACGCACCGGTCGGCGTGTGGTTCTCGTGTTTGACCCACACCGTGCAACCCAGGCGCTGCGCCAGCAAAGGCCAGACGAACTGCGGCGTCGGGGGCATGACCTGGTACACCTGGCGGGCGGCATCTTCGATATCCTGCAGTGTCAATTCGGGCATGACGCTCTCCTGTTTTTTGCCGAGTCTAGGCGCTGGGTCCCGTTGAAGGCTTTCAAAAAAACCACCTGACCTTCGTTGAAACGCTCAGTAAGATGAGGCCCATGAGCACCCTTGATCAGCCTGCCTCTCTGCCCCTCAACGACCCGGTACGACGCGCCGTCGTCGGGCCGTGGCTGATCGAATTGCTGCCTGCCAGCGCGTACGAAGCCCGCTACGTCGCCACGCACTCATCCATCGGTTTCGCCTTCGACAGCCAGCGCGGTGTCCATGCCATCGGCAGCGACCGCGTGCGCCCGTTCGATGCCCTGCCCAATGGACTGGCCTTCGTGCCTGCCGGGTGTGACGTCTATTCGCAATCGTCCAAGGGGGGCGAATATCTTCGGGTGCTGCGCCCCGATGGTTGGGCGCTGAATGACGAACGCCCGTTCAATAACCGGATCGACCCTCAAGCCATTCGCCTCGCTCAACGCATGCGCAACGCGCTGTTGAAGCCTGCGTCGGACGATGACTGGGAGCTTTGGGCGATGACGCTGGCGAGTCGTGTCTGCGCCGAGGCAGAAAGCGCAGGATCAGGATCGATTACCCCTCGCCGCCTGCGTCTGCTCGACGAGTATCTCGACGCCGGTTTGAGTGAGCCCATCAGCGTGCAGGCAATGGCCGCGCTGCTCGACCTGTCCGAGGGCTATTTCATGCGTGCCTTCACCGAGGCGACGGGAACCAGCCCTCACCGCTACCTGATCGACCGCCGCATCGCTCGCGCCCGTTCGCTGTTGCGCGACCCGGCACAACGGCTGGCCGACATTGCGCACGCCTGCGGTTTCTCGTCTCAGGCGCACATGACCACGACTTTCACCCAACGGCTCGGCGTCAGCCCCGGGGTCTTTCGGCGCTGATACGCGCGCTTGGCAGGCCTGTTTGCGCGAACATATTGATATGCGTTTTTGATATTTAAATAACGCTGGTTATATCTATAAAGTCGCTTCCATCAAGGACGGCGCAGCGTGCTCCGGTCCCTCAAACGATGGAGCCTGTGATGCCTCAAAAACGCTCGACAATTCCTCGCAAAGGCCGCTTTGGCGCTGTGCTGACGCTGGCCGCCAGTGTGTTGGTCGCGACACTGGGCGCGCCGCAAGCCGCTCAGGCTGAAGGCCAATTGCGCATCGCCGAACAGTTCGGTGTGGTCTACCTGTTGCTCAACGTGGCACGGGATCAGCAGTTGATCGAGAAGCACGGCAAGGAAGCGGGCGTCGATATCAAGGTGGACTGGACGCAGCTGTCAGGCGGCTCGGCGGTGAATGACGCCCTGCTCTCTGGCGCCGTGGACATCGCCGGTGCAGGCGTGGGCCCATTGCTGACCATCTGGGACCGCACCCATGGCAAACAGAACGTCAAAGCCGTGGCCTCCTTGGGGAACTTCCCGTATTACCTGGTGAGCAATAACCCTAACGTCAAAACCATCGCTGACTTCAGCGAGAAAGACCGCATCGCCGTGCCCGCCGTCGGCGTGTCGGTGCAATCGCGCTACCTGCAATTTGCTTCGGCCAAATTGTGGGGCGATGCCGACTACAACCGCCTCGACAAATACACCGTCAACCTGCCGCACCCGGACGCCGCCGCTGCGCTCAAAACCGGTGGCACCGAGCTGAACGGCCACTTCTCCAACCCGCCGTTTCAGGAGCAGGAAGTGGAGAACAAGAACGTCCATGTGGTGCTGAATTCCTACGACGTGTTGGGCCCGAACTCGCCGACGGTGTTGTTCGCCACGGAAAAATTCCGTGAGGACAACCCCAAGACCTATCAGGCGTTCATTGACGCATTGGCGGATGCCGCGGACTACATCAAGCGCGACAAGGCGGGCGCGGCGGACACCTACATTCGCATCACCCACTCCAGCATCGACCGTGCGCAGTTGATCAAGATCATCGAAAACCCGCAATTCGAATTCACCATCAACCCGAAGAACACCTACCCGATGGCCGAATTCCTCTACCGCGTCGGCGCGATCAAGACCAAGCCAACCTCGTGGAAAGATTATTTCTTCCAGGATGCGAAGTTGCTGGAAGGGAGTTGATGAGCGACTAGAGCTGCCCCGCCTCATTCCGGTGCACGTTTGAACTATGCTGCTGTCCATCCGATGAGTGTTCTGCACATGAGGATTT
It contains:
- a CDS encoding ABC transporter substrate-binding protein; this encodes MPQKRSTIPRKGRFGAVLTLAASVLVATLGAPQAAQAEGQLRIAEQFGVVYLLLNVARDQQLIEKHGKEAGVDIKVDWTQLSGGSAVNDALLSGAVDIAGAGVGPLLTIWDRTHGKQNVKAVASLGNFPYYLVSNNPNVKTIADFSEKDRIAVPAVGVSVQSRYLQFASAKLWGDADYNRLDKYTVNLPHPDAAAALKTGGTELNGHFSNPPFQEQEVENKNVHVVLNSYDVLGPNSPTVLFATEKFREDNPKTYQAFIDALADAADYIKRDKAGAADTYIRITHSSIDRAQLIKIIENPQFEFTINPKNTYPMAEFLYRVGAIKTKPTSWKDYFFQDAKLLEGS
- a CDS encoding AraC family transcriptional regulator; this encodes MRPMSTLDQPASLPLNDPVRRAVVGPWLIELLPASAYEARYVATHSSIGFAFDSQRGVHAIGSDRVRPFDALPNGLAFVPAGCDVYSQSSKGGEYLRVLRPDGWALNDERPFNNRIDPQAIRLAQRMRNALLKPASDDDWELWAMTLASRVCAEAESAGSGSITPRRLRLLDEYLDAGLSEPISVQAMAALLDLSEGYFMRAFTEATGTSPHRYLIDRRIARARSLLRDPAQRLADIAHACGFSSQAHMTTTFTQRLGVSPGVFRR